Proteins from a single region of Geothrix sp. PMB-07:
- a CDS encoding serine/threonine-protein kinase, whose product MEGRRIGKYLVQASLGEGGMGRVYQALDATLGRVVALKLVQHGSHDAMVRLLLEAQALARVEHPHICRIYEVGEHEGLPFIAMQRVEGETLQEASARLGQREKIGLIRTVAEAIHAAHRLGLVHRDLKPANIMVTRDADGALQPVVLDFGLVRDVEGPDLTLTGMPMGTPAYMSPEQAEGESARVDRRSDVFSLGATLYELLLGRPPFEGQNPMDTLRRLSDGEAVAPRSLDPALPRDLDTILLTCLERNPARRYDTAKALAEDLGRFLEGEPIAAKRGTWLAKWVRRARRHPLLTASLGAVLLLLLTLAGLIARNRMALERTSRVAAQMGAVSREVETRMRLAYLLPAHSLAPDKAQVRARMAEVQALTAQLPEASTGPAYHALGRGHMALGEWGAARQNLERAWALGHRTAESALSLGLVQAELYQRRLRVVAQLKDPATRTLEREKLHRELRDPAFAHLQAGKGASPAPAHIEALILWLQGNAEGALRQAELALRQSPAAYEASLLAGAIHQQRYVEAIEAKDWPASEAEEAAIQASYEAAAAVGRCDPRALEGLACRLIFSHNDRGVYRDQEVDHLLEDTAAITRRLLELDAESARGHCCQAYVLWRRAQGPTDNRQAIEEARLATRFDPDDDYGWVLLAATLSRAVDHQWQAGQDPEAAIQESVAASEALLRLVPRGSHHGLIALEKLTKAKLRRYQYRLEAGRPDPRDEAEAQRATEEALHLEPQYQFFEQMAAWFHLHRAWQAMGEGRDPEADLEAILALSRRTEAASTFAARRLDLRVWALLARAEHRLRRREDPREPLSDLERSLQEGERLGGGAKLQVYAAKVALLQAQWDHAQGHSPVASLDRAAALARGLARAASGKGVAAWRAQAPLLQAEVALRRVECQLGHAQTAAAPLWPSQGWLSQTARPVAPSRSLQQALATAASVWTPGPDLDFERPGTRASLLASLHLLQATLARDAARWDQATQELDRLARRDTLLATFLRPARPPASGAKGDPLS is encoded by the coding sequence TGAAGGCGGCATGGGAAGGGTCTACCAGGCCCTCGACGCCACCCTGGGGAGGGTGGTCGCGCTGAAGCTGGTGCAGCACGGCAGCCATGACGCCATGGTGCGGCTCCTGCTGGAGGCCCAGGCCCTGGCCCGGGTGGAGCACCCCCACATCTGCCGCATCTACGAGGTGGGCGAGCACGAGGGCCTGCCCTTCATCGCCATGCAGCGCGTCGAAGGCGAGACGCTGCAGGAGGCTTCCGCCCGGCTCGGCCAGCGGGAGAAGATCGGCCTGATCCGGACCGTGGCCGAAGCCATCCATGCCGCCCACCGGCTGGGCCTGGTGCATCGTGACCTGAAGCCCGCGAACATCATGGTGACCCGCGATGCCGACGGCGCCCTGCAACCCGTGGTCCTGGACTTCGGGCTGGTGCGGGATGTGGAGGGCCCGGACCTCACCCTGACGGGCATGCCCATGGGCACCCCGGCCTACATGTCGCCCGAGCAGGCCGAAGGCGAATCGGCCCGGGTGGACCGGCGGTCGGATGTGTTCAGCCTAGGGGCCACGCTCTACGAGCTGCTGCTCGGACGTCCCCCTTTCGAGGGGCAGAACCCCATGGACACCCTGCGGCGCTTGTCCGATGGGGAAGCGGTGGCACCCCGCAGTTTGGACCCCGCCCTGCCCCGGGACCTGGACACCATCCTGCTCACCTGCCTCGAACGGAACCCGGCCCGGCGCTACGACACCGCCAAGGCCCTGGCCGAGGACCTGGGCCGGTTCCTGGAGGGCGAGCCCATCGCGGCCAAGCGCGGCACCTGGCTGGCCAAGTGGGTGCGCCGGGCCCGCCGCCACCCGCTGCTGACGGCCAGCCTGGGCGCCGTGCTGCTGCTGCTGCTCACCCTGGCAGGCCTCATCGCCCGCAACCGCATGGCACTGGAGCGCACCTCCCGGGTGGCGGCCCAGATGGGCGCGGTGTCCCGGGAAGTGGAAACCCGCATGCGCTTGGCCTACCTCCTGCCCGCCCACTCCCTGGCCCCGGACAAGGCCCAGGTACGGGCGCGCATGGCGGAAGTGCAGGCCCTCACCGCGCAGCTGCCGGAGGCCTCCACGGGCCCCGCCTACCATGCCCTGGGCCGCGGCCACATGGCCCTGGGGGAGTGGGGCGCGGCGCGCCAGAATCTGGAGCGGGCCTGGGCCCTGGGGCATCGCACGGCCGAGTCGGCACTCTCCCTGGGCCTCGTGCAGGCGGAGCTCTACCAGCGGCGCCTCCGGGTGGTGGCCCAGCTCAAGGATCCCGCCACCCGCACCCTCGAGCGGGAAAAGCTCCACCGGGAGCTGCGCGATCCCGCCTTCGCGCACCTGCAGGCGGGCAAGGGCGCGAGCCCCGCCCCCGCCCACATCGAGGCCCTCATCCTGTGGCTGCAGGGAAACGCGGAGGGCGCCCTGCGCCAGGCGGAACTCGCCCTGCGTCAGTCCCCGGCGGCCTACGAGGCCAGCCTGCTGGCCGGGGCCATCCACCAGCAGCGCTACGTCGAGGCCATCGAGGCCAAGGACTGGCCCGCCAGCGAAGCCGAAGAAGCCGCCATCCAGGCCAGCTATGAAGCCGCGGCCGCCGTGGGTCGCTGCGATCCCCGGGCCCTCGAGGGCCTGGCCTGCCGCCTCATCTTCTCCCACAACGACCGGGGCGTGTACCGCGACCAGGAGGTGGACCACCTGCTGGAGGACACCGCCGCGATCACCCGCCGCCTGCTGGAGCTCGACGCCGAAAGCGCCCGCGGCCACTGCTGCCAGGCCTACGTGCTGTGGCGCCGCGCCCAGGGCCCCACGGACAACCGCCAGGCCATCGAAGAGGCGCGCCTCGCCACCCGCTTCGACCCGGATGATGACTACGGCTGGGTGCTGCTGGCGGCCACGCTGTCCCGGGCCGTGGACCACCAGTGGCAGGCCGGGCAGGATCCCGAAGCCGCCATCCAGGAAAGCGTGGCCGCCAGCGAGGCCCTGCTGCGCCTGGTGCCCAGGGGCAGCCACCACGGCCTCATCGCCCTGGAGAAGCTGACCAAGGCCAAGCTCCGCCGCTACCAGTACCGCTTGGAGGCGGGCCGCCCCGATCCCCGCGACGAGGCCGAGGCCCAGCGGGCCACGGAGGAGGCTCTGCACCTGGAGCCCCAGTACCAGTTCTTCGAGCAGATGGCCGCCTGGTTCCACCTCCACCGGGCCTGGCAGGCCATGGGCGAGGGGCGCGATCCCGAAGCCGACCTGGAGGCCATCCTGGCGCTCAGCCGCCGCACCGAAGCCGCGAGCACCTTCGCCGCCCGGCGCCTCGACCTGCGCGTCTGGGCCCTCCTGGCCCGGGCAGAGCACCGCCTCCGCCGACGGGAGGATCCCCGGGAACCCCTGTCGGATCTGGAGCGGAGCCTCCAGGAGGGGGAGCGCCTGGGCGGTGGGGCCAAGCTCCAGGTCTACGCCGCCAAGGTGGCACTGTTGCAGGCCCAGTGGGATCACGCCCAGGGGCACTCACCCGTCGCGTCCCTGGACCGCGCCGCAGCCCTCGCCCGCGGCCTGGCTCGCGCCGCCAGTGGCAAAGGCGTGGCCGCTTGGCGGGCGCAGGCGCCCCTGCTGCAGGCCGAGGTCGCGCTGCGCCGGGTGGAATGCCAGCTCGGACATGCTCAAACGGCAGCGGCGCCGCTCTGGCCGTCCCAGGGCTGGCTCAGCCAGACGGCCCGCCCCGTGGCGCCGTCCCGAAGCCTCCAGCAGGCCCTGGCCACTGCCGCCTCCGTCTGGACGCCAGGGCCGGATCTGGACTTCGAGCGGCCCGGCACCCGGGCCAGCCTTCTCGCCTCCCTGCACTTGCTGCAAGCCACGCTGGCAAGGGATGCCGCGCGCTGGGACCAGGCCACGCAGGAGCTGGATCGGCTGGCCCGGCGCGATACCCTGCTCGCCACCTTCCTGAGGCCCGCCCGACCGCCTGCCAGCGGAGCGAAGGGGGATCCGCTCAGCTGA